The Pongo abelii isolate AG06213 chromosome 7, NHGRI_mPonAbe1-v2.0_pri, whole genome shotgun sequence genome contains the following window.
gggtcctatCCCTAAGATATCTATCCCCAAGTAACCAAatgatttaaaatgatttaacattttgattaaattattttaaatttgaattttttaagataGAAGATGTCAAGAAACGACTAATGATATGGCCAATAATCtataaaaatcagttaaaatgaccacattgggccaggtgcagtggctcatgcctgtaatctcagcactttgggaggccagggcaggtggatcacttgaggtcaggagtttaagaccagcctgaccaacatggtgaaaccccatcttctactaaaaatacaaaattagccgggcatggtggtgcacacctgtaaacccagctacttgggaggctgaggcaggagaattgtttcaaaccgggaggcagcggttgcagtgagccaaaatcgcgccattgcactccagcctgggcaacaagagtgaacctctgtctcaaaacaacaacaacaacaacacatctACAACTGATATAAAAATTGCCACTGAGGAAAAAGTTCAATGTACATATCAACAATCAATTCCTTTAAATTAGGTCTTTTACAAAACATTGTCTGGCTTATTAAATCAAAGATATTTATTGACTATAAATGAGTttcatgattttcattttcagattaagatttttaaaaacaaactaattTGAAAGCAATAACCAAAAAAGGGAGTAGAAAAAGATTACTGTATTATCTACCTCCTTCCCCCACACCCTTATTCAAAAAGTTTACATTTAGGCATTTGTATTACTGGAGTCTGAAGCCTCAGGATACAGATTACTTTTTTTCAGCTGGAAgaatgttatatttatttctcagtAGGAGAAATTAGTTGTCTTTGTGCTTGcagatgggaaaaaaaagaatttgatttgTGAAGCATGTTGAACTGACCAGATCTGTGGTGGCCAACCCCAGGGGATAAAGCTCCTGTATATGGGGAATACCTGGAGCATTGCTGGGCCCTGACCTATTATATAGTCACACACGGTAACATCGGACAGTTGCCAGAATCTACACCAGAGAGTTTTTGATGACTAGTGGTTTAGAGCCCTCAAAATTACATTCTACTCTATGTCTCTACTTTTGTGTTTTGACTTAATGACTTTATTGTGTTATGTGAATTTAGTAAGTCCCTAGTAGCTTTGCCTGTCTTATTTTACTGTCTTAAGTTAGctagaaatattaataattgtatatttgtttataccCAATAACTTCAAAGGGTCAGAATGGACAAAAGAAATACCAGATCAATCTAAAGAGTCATTCAGGACCTATCCATGTGCTGCTTATAAATAAAGAGTCGAGTTCATCTAAGCCCGTGGTTTTTCCTGTTCCCCCACCTGATGACCTCACACAGCCTTCCTCCCAGTCCTTGACTCCAGTGACTCCACAGAAATCCAGCATGGCAACTCAAAATCTGCCTGAGCAACATGTCTCTGAAAGAAGCCAGGCTCTGCAGCAGACATCAGCTACAGATATATCTTCAGGTGGGTTCAgagcctttcttttgtaaattagagagggagaaatataaaaacagtttGGCTATCTCTTATCCAAAGTGCTTGTGACCAGAAATGTCCCAAGCACTTTCGaccttttggaatatttgcatatacataatatcTTGGGGataggacccaagtctaaacacaatattcatttgtttcataCACAGCTTATTCACATagcctgaagataattttataccatagttttaatttttgcatgAAACAAAGTATTGACTGTGGCTTGACTGCAAcctatcacaaggtcaggtgggGAATTTTCCATTTGTGGCATATATAGATGTCAGCTTTTACCTGGAGTTTACTTGGTAAGGTTCTTTTATCTCTCTTAGTAAGTCTAGGATAAATTAGTGAAATATGTTCCAACTATCTTTAAGTATAGACCATAGTGACTTATGCCTCTTGTTTCTCCATATTCTTTGTTATACTTTTTATTTGGGAAGCTTAGTTTTATAGAAGTGATAAATGGTCTCAACTCCAATTATGTAGGAAATCTTACTTTCCTCAGTTgtttcatttatgaaattttaaaaagctaaaacatTTCACACTGGTTATCAGGAGTAGAGAGCACAACTCTTAATTTGGCAGTATCTTACTAATTCCAAATAAAGGGACCATGGTAGGCAATCTCTCACTGactacagaatgaatgaatggtgccAATATAGATATCATATTGCAgataatttaaaactatattgTATATAATCCAAATTGTTTATTTTACCTCTAAGATGTGTCTCATTGCTAAAATGGGAGTTCACAGGTTAAAAGTGACGCTAACAAGATCTAACTgga
Protein-coding sequences here:
- the LOC129060847 gene encoding transcription factor E2F5-like → MLFLNSYDSTFSYVTHEDICNCFNGDTPLAIQAPSGTQLEVPIPEMGQNGQKKYQINLKSHSGPIHVLLINKESSSSKPVVFPVPPPDDLTQPSSQSLTPVTPQKSSMATQNLPEQHVSERSQALQQTSATDISSAGSISGDIIDELMSSDGK